One Aegilops tauschii subsp. strangulata cultivar AL8/78 chromosome 7, Aet v6.0, whole genome shotgun sequence genomic window carries:
- the LOC109785555 gene encoding uncharacterized protein: MAFNDDEKPPASNAGNTKGLVTITEPKFSKDEAALSADEVTAVVELKATSSTAVREGLDLVAVLDVSGSMQGDKLQSMKMAMQFVIMKLTPVDRLSVVSFSGSATRHCPLRSVTQQAQADLKAIVDGLVANGGTNIKAGLDTALAIVAGRATTKARTPNVFLMSDGQQSDGDARQVDPGNVAVYTFGFGKDADHALLSDVARKSPGGTFNSVPDGGNVTAPFSQLLGGLLTIVAQDVQLTLTPKAEDPSAPDLDTMTVAPGTDYTQTTDGGTGVITIKFGTLFSGETRKVAINFKLLESTLTTPYDGLVAEAQHSYNVQGSPQGQTPQDVVIPRSPDAPGEEAVSVKARGVLAEMARRQHAGAIGEARQMADGKNLEEARYKLADAQNALEDIVLNDGEKLVGMLRAELQQLLDLMETQELYEAEGRPYALASETSHGRQRYAARGGDMDAVRLFATPRMDTYLEQAKKFEEDPTAPLPSADDDAKEEMAANPLAAISAPIAFYIKVAIQALQEIEKLVAPPTK; the protein is encoded by the coding sequence ATGGCGTTCAACGACGACGAGAAGCCTCCTGCTTCTAACGCAGGTAACACCAAGGGTCTGGTGACCATCACCGAGCCCAAGTTCAGCAAGGACGAGGCGGCCCTGTCGGCGGACGAGGTGACGGCGGTGGTAGAGCTCAAAGCCACGTCGTCGACGGCCGTCCGGGAAGGGCTGGACCTGGTGGCGGTGCTGGACGTGAGCGGCAGCATGCAGGGCGACAAGCTCCAGAGCATGAAGATGGCGATGCAGTTCGTCATCATGAAGCTCACCCCCGTCGACCGCCTCTCCGTCGTCTCCTTCTCCGGCTCCGCCACCAGGCACTGCCCACTCCGCTCCGTCACGCAGCAAGCGCAGGCCGACCTCAAGGCCATCGTCGACGGCCTTGTCGCCAACGGCGGGACCAACATCAAGGCCGGCCTGGACACCGCCCTGGCCATCGTCGCCGGCCGCGCCACCACCAAAGCCCGCACGCCCaatgtcttcctcatgtccgacGGCCAGCAGAGCGACGGCGACGCCAGGCAAGTCGATCCCGGGAACGTGGCGGTCTACACGTTCGGCTTCGGCAAGGACGCCGACCACGCCTTGCTCAGCGACGTCGCCAGGAAGTCCCCCGGCGGCACGTTCAACTCGGTGCCGGACGGCGGCAACGTGACCGCGCCCTTCTCGCAGCTCCTCGGCGGGCTCCTCACCATCGTCGCGCAGGACGTGCAGCTCACGCTGACGCCCAAGGCGGAAGATCCCAGCGCCCCGGACCTGGACACCATGACCGTGGCGCCAGGGACCGACTACACGCAGACCACCGACGGCGGCACGGGCGTCATCACCATCAAGTTCGGCACCCTCTTCAGCGGCGAGACCCGCAAGGTGGCCATCAACTTCAAGCTCCTGGAGAGCACCTTGACGACGCCGTACGACGGGTTGGTGGCGGAGGCCCAGCACAGCTACAACGTGCAGGGTAGCCCGCAGGGCCAGACCCCGCAGGACGTCGTGATACCCCGCTCCCCGGACGCGCCCGGCGAGGAAGCCGTGAGCGTCAAGGCGCGGGGGGTGCTGGCGGAGATGGCGCGTCGGCAGCACGCCGGCGCGATCGGCGAGGCGAGGCAGATGGCCGACGGGAAGAACCTGGAGGAGGCGCGGTACAAGCTGGCGGACGCGCAGAACGCGCTGGAGGACATCGTGCTGAACGACGGGGAGAAGCTGGTGGGCATGCTCCGGGCGGAGCTGCAGCAGCTGCTGGACCTGATGGAGACGCAGGAGCTGTACGAGGCGGAGGGGCGGCCGTACGCGCTGGCCTCCGAGACGTCGCACGGCCGGCAGCGGTacgcggcgaggggcggcgacaTGGACGCCGTGCGGCTGTTCGCCACCCCGCGCATGGACACGTACCTGGAGCAGGCCAAGAAGTTCGAGGAGGACCCGACGGCGCCGCTGCCGTCCGCCGACGACGACGCCAAGGAGGAGATGGCCGCCAACCCGCTGGCCGCCATCTCGGCGCCCATCGCCTTCTACATCAAGGTGGCCATCCAGGCGCTGCAGGAGATCGAGAAGCTCGTCGCCCCGCCCACCAAATAA